In Brachypodium distachyon strain Bd21 chromosome 2, Brachypodium_distachyon_v3.0, whole genome shotgun sequence, one genomic interval encodes:
- the LOC100822728 gene encoding uncharacterized protein At4g15970: MASSKNSISPSPVVVFLLGAGSATVLLVFLFTSTANPAWPTMASQGIRQTVAAGSGSLHQPCSTTPAPNRTAASARQRKPRARAPKVSPPTNARGSRGVEDDEFARMVRRAAMEDGTVIMTSVNEAWAAPGSLLDTFLESFRVGENISHFVEHIIVVAMDEGALLRCHALKHPHCHLLLPDPENNSPNGTSPDLSGAKSYMTKDYLSLVWSKLRLQQRVLDLGHNLLFTDVDVAWFRDPRVHITLAADITTSSDFYFGDPDDLGNYPNTGFIYFKATARNGRAMAHWHAARSRFPREHDQFVFNEIKRELAAPGIGVRIRFIDSKDVSGFCQLGRDMNRVATVHTTCCIGLENKLHDLKRVVVDWKRYLARPVWERRAGLVGWTFQGGKCIH; this comes from the exons ATGGCGAGCTCCAAGAACAGCATCTCGCCGTCCCCGgtggtcgtcttcctcctcggggCCGGCTCGGCCACCGtgctcctcgtcttcctcttcaCCTCGACCGCGAATCCCGCGTGGCCCACGATGGCCTCCCAGGGGATCAGGCAGACGGTGGCAGCTGGTTCCGGTTCTCTGCATCAGCCCTGCAGCACCACACCGGCGCCGAACAGGACAGCCGCATCAGCGAGGCAGAGAAAACCTAGAGCAAGAGCCCCAAAGGTTTCTCCTCCTACTAATGCG AGAGGCAGCAGGggcgtggaggacgacgagttCGCGCGGATGGTGCGGCGCGCGGCGATGGAGGACGGGACGGTGATCATGACGTCGGTGAACGAggcgtgggcggcgccggggtcgctCCTGGACACGTTCCTCGAGAGCTTCCGCGTCGGGGAGAACATCTcgcatttcgtcgaacacaTCATCGTCGTGGCCATGGACGAAGGCGCTCTCCTTCGTTGCCACGCCCTCAAACACCCGCActgccatctcctcctcccggacCCGGAAAACAACTCCCCCAACGGGACAAGCCCGGACCTCTCCGGCGCCAAGAGCTACATGACCAAGGACTACCTCTCCCTCGTCTGGTCCAAGCTCCGGCTCCAGCAGCGCGTGCTGGACCTCGGCCACAACCTCCTCTTCAcggacgtggacgtggcgtGGTTCAGGGACCCGAGGGTGCACATCACCTTGGCGGCGGACATCACGACGTCGAGCGACTTCTACTTCGGGGACCCGGACGACCTGGGGAACTACCCGAACACGGGGTTCATCTACTTCAAGGCCACGGCGCGGAACGGCCGGGCCATGGCGCACTGGCACGCGGCCAGAAGCCGGTTCCCGCGGGAGCACGACCAGTTCGTGTTCAACGAGATCAAGCGGGAGCTGGCGGCGCCCGGGATCGGGGTCCGGATCAGGTTCATTGATAGTAAGGATGTCAGCGGGttctgccagctcgggcgcgaCATGAACCGGGTCGCCACCGTGCACACTACCTGTTGTATCGGGTTGGAGAACAAGCTGCATGATCTTAAGCGGGTTGTGGTGGATTGGAAGAGGTATTTGGCTAGGCCGGTCTGGGAGCGCCGGGCTGGGTTGGTCGGGTGGACGTTCCAGGGTGGGAAGTGCATACATTGA
- the LOC100823043 gene encoding probable arabinosyltransferase ARAD1, protein MMAAPSSRAVAIGGSLLLLLVFALSSTVIYLTSSGPAASPSSILLNLRPAKCPPAPPLRVFMYDLPARFHVAMMTTAANGSGGEGFPAWPPSAGGIRRQHSVEYWMMASLQGGGGEGKFGAREAVRVADPEAAEAFFVPFFSSLSFNVHGRNMTDPDTEADRLLQVELIDVLWKSKYWQRSAGRDHVIPMHHPNAFRFLRDMVNASVLIVADFGRYTQELASLRKDVVAPYVHVVDSFINDDPPDPFEARPTLLFFRGRTVRKAEGKIRAKLAKILKDKDGVRFEDSLATGEGINTSTEGMRSSKFCLHPAGDTPSSCRLFDAIVSHCIPVIVSSRIELPFEDEIDYSEFSLFFSVEEALKPDYLLDQLRQMPKEKWVEMWSKLKNVSSHYEFQYPTRKGDAVNMIWRQVRHKIPAVNLAIHRNRRLKIPDWW, encoded by the exons ATGATGGCCGCGCCGAGCAGCCGCGCGGTGGCCATCGGCGGCtcgctgctcctgctcctcgtcTTCGCGCTCTCCTCCACCGTCATCTATCTCACCTCCtccggccccgccgcctcccccagCAGCATCCTCCTCAACCTCCGCCCCGCCAAGTGcccgccggccccgccgctcCGCGTCTTCATGTACGACCTCCCCGCGCGCTTCCACGTCGCCATGATGACCACCGCGGCGAACGGCTCCGGGGGCGAGGGTTTCCCCGCGTGGCCGCCGTCCGCGGGCGGGATCAGGCGCCAGCACAGCGTCGAGTACTGGATGATGGCGTCGctgcagggcggcggcggggagggcAAGTTCGGGGCCAGGGAGGCCGTCAGGGTGGCGGATCCGGAGGCCGCGGAAGCCTTCTTcgtccccttcttctcctcgctCAGCTTCAACGTGCACGGCCGCAACATGACCGATCCCGACACCGAGGCCGACCGCCTCCTTCAG GTGGAACTTATTGACGTTCTATGGAAGTCTAAATATTGGCAACGATCTGCGGGCCGTGACCATGTGATTCCCATGCATCATCCAAATGCTTTTAGATTTCTGCGAGATATGGTCAATGCATCTGTTCTTATAGTTGCAGACTTCGGGAGATACACACAGGAATTGGCTTCCTTGAGGAAAGATGTTGTGGCACCATATGTGCATGTTGTAGATTCCTTCATTAATGATGATCCACCTGATCCATTTGAGGCTCGTCCTACGCTGCTTTTCTTCAGGGGACGAACAGTCAGGAAAGCT gaAGGAAAAATCCGTGCAAAACTCGCAAAGATATTAAAAGACAAAGATGGTGTGCGCTTCGAGGATAGTCTTGCCACGGGCGAGGGCATTAACACA TCTACAGAAGGTATGCGGTCATCAAAGTTCTGTCTCCATCCTGCCGGGGATACTCCTTCCTCGTGCCGCCTGTTTGATGCCATTGTCAGTCATTGTATTCCTGTGATTGTCAGCAGCCGGATCGAGCTCCCTTTTGAAGATGAGATTGATTACAGCGagttctctctcttcttctcagTTGAAGAAGCTCTAAAGCCTGATTACTTGCTCGACCAGCTCAGGCAGATGCCTAAAGAAAAGTGGGTTGAGATGTGGTCAAAGCTAAAAAATGTCTCCAGTCACTATGAGTTCCAGTATCCCACTAGGAAGGGTGATGCCGTGAACATGATATGGCGGCAGGTGAGACACAAAATCCCTGCAGTTAATCTTGCGATTCACAGGAATAGGAGACTAAAAATTCCAGATTGGTGGTGA
- the LOC100822845 gene encoding mannosyl-oligosaccharide glucosidase GCS1 isoform X1 has translation MAGDTTRRRAAASTSRGSPSSSEPDLRAAASAAAAARRSGRGDHGPLRLMAVSVRTLLFLGIASAALLAVAFVAYTGGWWEDSESEEAAALRRMARSVTPLDAPLMMDLPQFQGDHKESLYWGTYRPNLYLGIRARTPMSLIAGLMWIGVKNGQYFLRHVCQDSDELSTYGWSDHNGRDYGRQELVDHGLLLTTSFLKVKGEGSGYGGDWAVRLDANHERSSLSEAEESTTHLFFYIADEAGKSITMGSHEPSSRGPLLLASGSHEDVGDWEVHLRSEDNLEIHRSGFQSTNMHNLSDLVQHTLATNAMQSGNLNLPDMTEDSANIMIYQVSIKLPAKIDIVFLSGTGSKDPMIAERVNRLTGRTLSTSLESKRKDFEERYDQIFNVNNKIVSKELSVGRSALSSLLGGIGYFYGQSKIALPKGFSQKNGDKYIPYWPAALYTAVPSRSFFPRGFLWDEGFHQLVIWRWDAHISMDIIGHWLDLINADGWIPREQILGAEALSKVPEEFVLQYPSNGNPPTLFLALRDLASGIHAHQFSDEEAEKISTFLKTAYVRLNSWFQWFNSTQSGKYEGAFFWHGRDNMTTKELNPKTLTSGLDDYPRASHPNDEERHVDLRCWMLLATNCMSSIAEFLKMDSSLEKDYNKMLDQLSDFGTLNKMHLDEKIGAYFDYGNHTEKVRLRWYEVNNKGVMRRELLRETLQPPQMQLVPHVGYVSLFPFMMGAIPPESWVLEKQLDLISNSSILWTDYGLRSLSRTSSIYMKRNTEHDAPYWRGAIWINMNYMILSALHHYAHEDGPYMSRAGQLYGDLRSNLIRNIVQNYHETGFFWENYDQKNKGKGKGARSFTGWTSLVVLIMSESYPSLHR, from the exons ATGGCCGGAGACACCACCCGGCGTCGAGCCGCCGCTTCCACGAGCCGCGGGAGTCCCTCCTCCTCAGAACCAGATCTTCGggctgccgcctccgccgccgccgcagcgcggCGTAGCGGCCGCGGCGACCATGGGCCCCTGCGCCTCATGGCCGTGAGCGTCCGAACCCTCCTTTTCTTAGGGATTGCTTCCGCggccctcctcgccgtcgccttcGTGGCGTATACCGGCGGGTGGTGGGAGGATTCGGAGTCGGAGGAGGCCGCTGCGCTGCGCAGGATGGCGCGCTCCGTCACGCCGCTTGACGCGCCCCTGATGATGGATCTGCCTCAG TTCCAAGGCGATCACAAGGAAAGCTTATACTGGGGTACTTACAGGCCAAATTTATATCTGGGAATTCGTGCTAG AACACCGATGTCTCTCATTGCTGGGTTGATGTGGATTGGCGTGAAAAATGGACAGTATTTTCTTCGTCATGTTTGCCAAGATTCTGATGAGCTTAGCACGTATGGGTGGTCAGATCATAATGGTAGGGATTATGGACGTCAAGAGTTGGTTGACCATGGCTTACTGTTGACCACTAGCTTCCTAAAAGTGAAAGGAGAGGGCAGTGGCTATGGTGGAGACTGGGCAGTTCGACTGGATGCTAACCATGAAAG GTCAAGTCTAAGCGAAGCTGAAGAAAGCACCACACATCTGTTCTTCTATATTGCCGACGAAGCAGGGAAGTCGATCACTATGGGCTCGCATGAGCCTTCTTCAAGAGGTCCTCTTCTTTTGGCATCAGGGTCACATGAAGATGTTGGTGATTGGGAAGTCCACTTGAGATCTGAG GACAATTTGGAAATTCACAGATCTGGATTCCAGTCGACTAATATGCATAATCTAAGTGACCTAGTTCAACACACCCTTGCGACTAAT GCAATGCAAAGTGGGAACCTTAACCTGCCTGACATGACGGAAGACTCTGCAAATATAATGATATATCAG GTTTCAATAAAACTTCCTGCCAAAATAGACATAGTGTTCTTGTCAGGGACTGGCTCAAAAGATCCAATGATTGCGGAACGTGTTAATAGGCTAACAG GACGCACGCTGAGCACCTCCCTTGAATCAAAACGGAAGGATTTTGAAGAGAGATATGATCAAATTTTTAATGTAAATAATAAG ATCGTTTCCAAAGAACTATCTGTTGGTAGATCTGCCTTATCAAGTCTTCTTGGAGGTATTGGCTACTTCTATGGGCAGTCAAAAATTGCACTTCCAAAAGGTTTTTCA CAAAAAAATGGGGATAAATATATTCCATATTGGCCCGCTGCGCTATATACAGCTGTGCCAAGTCGTTCTTTCTTCCCTAGGGGATTCCTGTGGGATGAGGGCTTCCACCAGTTAGTCATTTG GCGTTGGGATGCGCATATATCCATGGATATAATTGGTCATTGGTTAGATCTAATTAACGCAGATGGGTGGATTCCTCGAGAGCAAATATTAGGAGCTGAAGCTTTAAG TAAGGTTCCTGAGGAGTTTGTTCTGCAGTACCCTTCCAATGGAAACCCTCCGACCTTATTTCTTGCGCTACGTG ACTTGGCGAGTGGCATACATGCACACCAGTTTTCAGATGAGGAAGCTGAAAAGATATCCACTTTCCTTAAAACGGCTTATGTACGGCTGAATTCTTGGTTTCAGTGGTTCAACAGTACACAATCAG ggaaatatGAAGGAGCCTTTTTTTGGCATGGAAGAGACAACATGACAACAAAAGAATTAAACCCAAAG ACTTTGACATCTGGGTTGGATGACTATCCTCGTGCATCTCACCCCAATGATGAAGAACGCCATGTTGACCTCCGCTGTTGGATGCTTCTAGCTACAAATTGTATGAGCTCAATTGCAGAGTTTCTTAAAATGGATAGCTCTCTTGAGAAG GATTACAATAAGATGTTGGATCAACTTTCAGATTTTGGGACACTCAACAAG ATGCACTTGGATGAGAAAATCGGTGCCTATTTTGACTATGGTAACCATACAGAAAAG GTTCGATTGAGATGGTATGAAGTGAACAACAAGGGTGTTATGAGACGTGAACTCTTGAGAGAGACATTACAACCCCCTCAGATGCAATTAGTACCTCATGTTGGTTATGTAAGCCTTTTCCCATTTATGATGGGGGCTATTCCACCT GAATCATGGGTTCTTGAGAAACAGCTCGACCTTATATCTAACAGTTCTATCTTATGGACGGATTATGGCCTTCGGTCCCTTTCTAGAACAAG TTCAATATATATGAAGCGTAATACGGAGCATGACGCCCCGTACTGGAGAGGTGCTATTTGGATAAACATGAACTACATGATTCTTTCAGCACTCCATCACTATGCACACG AGGACGGCCCGTACATGAGCAGGGCAGGGCAATTGTATGGTGATCTAAGATCAAACCTGATCCG GAACATCGTGCAGAATTACCATGAAACTGGGTTCTTCTGGGAGAACTATGACCAGAAGAACAAAGGGAAGGGAAAGGGTGCAAGGTCGTTTACAGGATGGACTTCACTTGTTGTTCTGATCATGTCCGAGTCCTACCCATCATTGCACAGGTGA
- the LOC100822845 gene encoding mannosyl-oligosaccharide glucosidase GCS1 isoform X2 — MSLIAGLMWIGVKNGQYFLRHVCQDSDELSTYGWSDHNGRDYGRQELVDHGLLLTTSFLKVKGEGSGYGGDWAVRLDANHERSSLSEAEESTTHLFFYIADEAGKSITMGSHEPSSRGPLLLASGSHEDVGDWEVHLRSEDNLEIHRSGFQSTNMHNLSDLVQHTLATNAMQSGNLNLPDMTEDSANIMIYQVSIKLPAKIDIVFLSGTGSKDPMIAERVNRLTGRTLSTSLESKRKDFEERYDQIFNVNNKIVSKELSVGRSALSSLLGGIGYFYGQSKIALPKGFSQKNGDKYIPYWPAALYTAVPSRSFFPRGFLWDEGFHQLVIWRWDAHISMDIIGHWLDLINADGWIPREQILGAEALSKVPEEFVLQYPSNGNPPTLFLALRDLASGIHAHQFSDEEAEKISTFLKTAYVRLNSWFQWFNSTQSGKYEGAFFWHGRDNMTTKELNPKTLTSGLDDYPRASHPNDEERHVDLRCWMLLATNCMSSIAEFLKMDSSLEKDYNKMLDQLSDFGTLNKMHLDEKIGAYFDYGNHTEKVRLRWYEVNNKGVMRRELLRETLQPPQMQLVPHVGYVSLFPFMMGAIPPESWVLEKQLDLISNSSILWTDYGLRSLSRTSSIYMKRNTEHDAPYWRGAIWINMNYMILSALHHYAHEDGPYMSRAGQLYGDLRSNLIRNIVQNYHETGFFWENYDQKNKGKGKGARSFTGWTSLVVLIMSESYPSLHR, encoded by the exons ATGTCTCTCATTGCTGGGTTGATGTGGATTGGCGTGAAAAATGGACAGTATTTTCTTCGTCATGTTTGCCAAGATTCTGATGAGCTTAGCACGTATGGGTGGTCAGATCATAATGGTAGGGATTATGGACGTCAAGAGTTGGTTGACCATGGCTTACTGTTGACCACTAGCTTCCTAAAAGTGAAAGGAGAGGGCAGTGGCTATGGTGGAGACTGGGCAGTTCGACTGGATGCTAACCATGAAAG GTCAAGTCTAAGCGAAGCTGAAGAAAGCACCACACATCTGTTCTTCTATATTGCCGACGAAGCAGGGAAGTCGATCACTATGGGCTCGCATGAGCCTTCTTCAAGAGGTCCTCTTCTTTTGGCATCAGGGTCACATGAAGATGTTGGTGATTGGGAAGTCCACTTGAGATCTGAG GACAATTTGGAAATTCACAGATCTGGATTCCAGTCGACTAATATGCATAATCTAAGTGACCTAGTTCAACACACCCTTGCGACTAAT GCAATGCAAAGTGGGAACCTTAACCTGCCTGACATGACGGAAGACTCTGCAAATATAATGATATATCAG GTTTCAATAAAACTTCCTGCCAAAATAGACATAGTGTTCTTGTCAGGGACTGGCTCAAAAGATCCAATGATTGCGGAACGTGTTAATAGGCTAACAG GACGCACGCTGAGCACCTCCCTTGAATCAAAACGGAAGGATTTTGAAGAGAGATATGATCAAATTTTTAATGTAAATAATAAG ATCGTTTCCAAAGAACTATCTGTTGGTAGATCTGCCTTATCAAGTCTTCTTGGAGGTATTGGCTACTTCTATGGGCAGTCAAAAATTGCACTTCCAAAAGGTTTTTCA CAAAAAAATGGGGATAAATATATTCCATATTGGCCCGCTGCGCTATATACAGCTGTGCCAAGTCGTTCTTTCTTCCCTAGGGGATTCCTGTGGGATGAGGGCTTCCACCAGTTAGTCATTTG GCGTTGGGATGCGCATATATCCATGGATATAATTGGTCATTGGTTAGATCTAATTAACGCAGATGGGTGGATTCCTCGAGAGCAAATATTAGGAGCTGAAGCTTTAAG TAAGGTTCCTGAGGAGTTTGTTCTGCAGTACCCTTCCAATGGAAACCCTCCGACCTTATTTCTTGCGCTACGTG ACTTGGCGAGTGGCATACATGCACACCAGTTTTCAGATGAGGAAGCTGAAAAGATATCCACTTTCCTTAAAACGGCTTATGTACGGCTGAATTCTTGGTTTCAGTGGTTCAACAGTACACAATCAG ggaaatatGAAGGAGCCTTTTTTTGGCATGGAAGAGACAACATGACAACAAAAGAATTAAACCCAAAG ACTTTGACATCTGGGTTGGATGACTATCCTCGTGCATCTCACCCCAATGATGAAGAACGCCATGTTGACCTCCGCTGTTGGATGCTTCTAGCTACAAATTGTATGAGCTCAATTGCAGAGTTTCTTAAAATGGATAGCTCTCTTGAGAAG GATTACAATAAGATGTTGGATCAACTTTCAGATTTTGGGACACTCAACAAG ATGCACTTGGATGAGAAAATCGGTGCCTATTTTGACTATGGTAACCATACAGAAAAG GTTCGATTGAGATGGTATGAAGTGAACAACAAGGGTGTTATGAGACGTGAACTCTTGAGAGAGACATTACAACCCCCTCAGATGCAATTAGTACCTCATGTTGGTTATGTAAGCCTTTTCCCATTTATGATGGGGGCTATTCCACCT GAATCATGGGTTCTTGAGAAACAGCTCGACCTTATATCTAACAGTTCTATCTTATGGACGGATTATGGCCTTCGGTCCCTTTCTAGAACAAG TTCAATATATATGAAGCGTAATACGGAGCATGACGCCCCGTACTGGAGAGGTGCTATTTGGATAAACATGAACTACATGATTCTTTCAGCACTCCATCACTATGCACACG AGGACGGCCCGTACATGAGCAGGGCAGGGCAATTGTATGGTGATCTAAGATCAAACCTGATCCG GAACATCGTGCAGAATTACCATGAAACTGGGTTCTTCTGGGAGAACTATGACCAGAAGAACAAAGGGAAGGGAAAGGGTGCAAGGTCGTTTACAGGATGGACTTCACTTGTTGTTCTGATCATGTCCGAGTCCTACCCATCATTGCACAGGTGA